ATTAACATTAAGTCAAAAAGTGGGAAAAAGTGGGAAATTTTGGAAACTTTTATATAAATTTGTCCCAAATGAAAAATTTCATTGGGACATATGAGTGTAAAATTGACGACAAAGGCCGCTTAAAAGTTCCTTCATCTTTAATCAAACAGATGGAAAACTTCGACGATAAGGCGTTTGTAGTCAAGAGATCTGTGTTCCAACCCTGCCTGGAAGTTTACCCAATGAATGCATGGGACAAACTGATGGGCAAAATAAATAAATTAAACAGATTCATTAAAAAGAATGCTGATTTCATACGAATGTTTACGGCAGGCGTAAAAACAGTAGAACTGGATAATGCAGGAAGGCTTCAGATCTCTAAAGACCTGGTAACCTTTGCAAACCTTCAGAAAGATACTGTAATTACCAGCGCAGGAGAGCTTTTCGAAATTTGGGATAAAGAAGCCTATGAAAAGGTGATCGCAACCAACGAAGCCGATTTTGCCAGCCTTGCTGAAGATGTGATGGGCTCTTTCGATGAAGAATAAGAACCACGCAGTTGTAGCGTGATAAAAAACACAAGTTAAGCATGTACCATAACCCCGTTTTATTAAAGCAGAGTGTTGATGATTTGGTGACGAATCCGGACGGAATATACGTGGACTGCACTTTTGGAGGCGGAGGCCACTCCAGGGAAATCCTGAACAGGCTTTCGGACAAAGGAAGATTGTTCAGTTTTGATCAGGATCTTGATGCTCTTAAAAATGCAATTGATGATCCCAGATTTACACTGGTAAACCAGAATTTCAGATTTCTGGAAAACTCCCTGCTGATGTATGGAGTTCCTCAGGTAGACGGAATCCTGGCAGACTTAGGCGTTTCATCCCATCAGTTTGATGAGGCAGAAAGAGGATTTTCAACAAGAAGTGATGCCCCTCTGGACATGAGAATGAACGTGATGCAGAATCTTGATGCTAAACGGGTGATTAATGAATACGGAGAAGAAGAGCTTGCTGACATTTTCTACCACTACGGAGAACTGAGAGAAGCAAGAAAGCTGGCGAGAGAAATCGTTCATCACAGAAAAACGAAGATCATCAATACCACGGAAGACCTGAAAAGGCTATTCAGCTACATTCCGCCCCATAAGGTTAATAAATTCTATGCCCAGCTTTTCCAGGCCATAAGAATTGAAGTAAATCAGGAGCTGGAGGTTTTAAAAGAAATGCTCGTTCAGGCCTACAACGTTCTGAAACCGGAAGGAAGACTGGTCGTTATTTCTTACCATTCATTAGAAGACCGTCTGGTAAAAAGATTCTTAAAGAACGGAATGTTTGAAGGTGAACCGGAAAGAGACATCTACGGAAATTATAAAAAAGCATTTGAGCTTCTGAAAAGTAAAGCGGTTATCCCAGACAGTGAGGAAATCGAAGAAAATTCCAGAGCCCGAAGTGCTAAAATGAGAACAGGAATTAAAATATAAAAGTGAATTGTGGAAAGTCAATAGTGATTTTTTCACATCACAAAATTGACAATTGACCACGAAGTGAATTCACTGCAAAGCAAATTGACAAACAAATAAATTGGCAAAAAGAACAACAAATCGCCCCCAGAAAAGACTCACTTTTATAGACATTATAAAAGGAAATTTTCTGAACCGTGATGAAATCAAAATACATTACAAGTATTTTCTGTTGTTGTTCATCCTGATGATGGCCATGATTTATAGCAACCATCTCGTCAACAAAAAAATTAAAATTGTTAATGCTTTAAAAGAAGAAACAGAAGAATATAAATCAAGAAACGCTTACGCCCAGAGTAAGCTGATCAAAGTAAAAATGGAATCGGAGCTGGGGAAAGAAGTAGCAAGGGATTCTTTAATGACCCTTGAAAATCATCCTCACAAACTGCTAATTAAACTAGACAGTACAGATGCAAAAACAAAATGAATACGACAACAAACGTAAAAAAACGTTAAGGTGGGGCTATCTCTTCGCAGTGGCAGCTCTGTGCGTATTCGTAATGTTTCTTACAAGGATTGTAATCCTGCAAAACACTAACGTTCAGGAAATTAAAGACGATTACATTAATAAAAATTATCGCGAAGCAACCCTGAAAGCTGCCCGCGGAAACCTTTTCGCCTCAGACGGTTCTATTCTGGCTACCACCGTAATGCGTTATGACATCTATCTTGATTTTAAAACTATGAAAGACAGTGTCTACACCAACAATATTGGGGCACTTACTGATTCTTTGAGCAAAATGTTTGGAAAATCCAGAGGAGAATTCAGACAGAAATTTGATGAGCAGAAAAAGAAAAAAAACCAATACTATACCTTAGTAAAAGGGCTAGATTTCGACCAGTACGACAGAATCCGAAACTTTCCGATCTTCAAAAAAGGAAAAAATAAAGGAGGATTTATCGTTGACAGAAACTACAAAAGGGAATTAGCCACTTCAGAAATCGGAGCCGGAACCATCGGGATGGATAACGGTGAATTAAAATCCGGACTGGAAGGTGCTTTCTCCAAATACCTGACCGGAACCGACGGAAAAAGACTGGAGCAGAGAATCAATTCCTCTCAATGGAAACCAATTGATTACTGGAAAGTTAAGGAGCCTGTAGACGGAGAAGACGTATATACAACCCTGGACCTTAGAATTCAGGATATTGCACACTCCGCGTTAGAAAAACAGCTTATCAATTACGAAGCAAAGCACGGAACCGTGATCGTGATGGAGGTAGAAACCGGAAAAGTACGCGCGCTTGTCAACCTAAAAAGAACAGAATCAGGCGAATATGAAGACTCTTACAACTACGCCTTAAAAGATAACATCGAACCCGGTTCCACCTTTAAAACCATCTCTCTGCTTGCCGCAATGGATGACGGCTTTATTGATGAAAACACCACAGTAAACGTAGGAAACGGAGTATGGGTTTATGCCAAACAAAGAATTTCAGACGGCCACGGTGGAGGAACCTACGACATCAGTGATGTTCTTGCAAAATCCAGTAATGTGGGTACCGCAAAACTGATCACAAAATACTATGCAGAAAAACCACAGATATTTCTGGATCATCTGAAACGCTGGAAATTATTCGATAAAATGGATATCGAACTGCCGGGAATCACAAAGCCTAAAATCCTGACCCCGCAGCACTCGAGATGGAACGCTGCTACCCTGGCCTCCATTTCTTTCGGGTACTCCTCAAATATCAATCTACTACAGTTAACAACTTTCTATAATGGGGTTGCTAATGGTGGTAAAATGGTGAAGCCACTTTTCATTGACAAGATCATGAAAGACGGAAAAGTAATGTACAGCGCCAAGCCGGAAGTAATGGTCAACAAAATGGCTTCCGAAAAAGCAATTAAAATGATGACCAGCGCTCTGACCAAAGCCGTAGAAAAAGGAACCGGACGAAGCATCTTCACCCCGAACCTTAAAATGGCCGGAAAAACAGGAACGGCAAGATTTGAATATTGGCTTCCTGGTCCAATGAAATACCGTGCTTCATTCGCTGGTTTCTATCCCGCGGATAGTCCGAAGTACACCTGCTATGTAATGGTCAGCGAACCCAATACAGCAAAAGGATTTTATGGAGGAGCCGTTTCTGCACCCGTATTTAAGGAAATCGCAGGAAAAACATTCCTGAAAACACCACAGAATATTGAAAAAGAAATGCTGGTAGACAAAAGGGTAGACCTAAGCAAAATGGTTGAACCTAACGTCAAAGTAGCAGTTAATGATAAACAAATGCCTAACGTAGTAGGACTTATTGGTAAAAATGTAATTCCACAACTGGAAAACTTAGGATACCGTGTCGATTACAAAGGAGTTGGAAGGATCAAAGAGCAATTCCCACTGGAAGGTACTACGATCAGCAAGAACCAGAGAATTTATTTATCGCTGCAGAATTAATAGAAAAACAAAGTCCCGAAGGGACGATTTAACAAGGAATAGGATGCAATCCTATTAATAAAAATGATAATAACAGAATTAGTAAACAGAATCCCGGTAACAGCAATTCATGGCAACAGCAGCCGTGAAGTTACCGAATTGGTGTTTGACAGTAGAAAAGCTACAGAAAACTCCCTTTATATTGCAATAAAAGGAACTGTTTCTGATGGCCACTCTTTCATTTCCTCAGCAATTGAAAAAGGAGCCGCAACAATTGTCTGCGAAGAACTTCCGGAAGTATTGGCAGAAAATATAACCTATATACAGGTAAAAGATTCATCCAAAGCTTTAGGACATCTCGCTTCTAATTTCTATGGAAACCCTTCCAGAAAATTAAAACTGGTAGGAGTTACAGGAACCAACGGAAAAACATCTGTCTCTACCCTGCTTTTTGATGTTTTCAAAAATATGGGCTATGATTCTGCCTTACTTTCAACAGTTGAGATCAGAATAGGAGAAGAAATCATTCCCGCCACCCATACCACTCCGGATGTGATCACCATCAATAAAATTCTGGCTGAAGCAGTGGAAAAAGGATGTGAATTTGCTTTTATGGAAGTAAGTTCCCACGGGATTGCACAAAACAGAATCGAAGGATTGCACTTCAAAGTGGCAGGATTTACCAATCTTACCCACGATCATTTAGATTATCATAAAACCTTTGGCGAATATCTTAAAACCAAAAAAAGATTTTTCGACGAACTGGAAGGTACAGCCGTTGCCATTACCAATGTTGATGACAAAAACGGAAATGTGATGCTTCAGAACACCAAAGCAAAGAAAAAATCTTATGCTTTGAAAACGATGGCAGATTACCATGGAAAGCTTCTTGAAGTTGATTTTAACGGAATGCTTTTAAATTTCAACGGAAAAGAATTCTGGACAACGCTGACCGGAAAATTCAATGTCTATAACCTTCTTTTGGTTTTCGGAATCGCAGAAGAACTGGGTTTTGAGCAGGATGAAGTTCTTCAGGCTGTAAGTAAATTAAAAAGAGTTTCCGGAAGATTTGAAACATTCAGATCAGATGGCGGAATTTTCTTCATTGTAGATTATGCCCACACACCAGATGCCTTAGAAAACATTCTGGACAGCATCAACGATATCAGAACCAAAAATGAAAGACTTATCACTGTTTTTGGATGCGGAGGTGACAGAGACCACTCGAAAAGACCTGAAATGGGAAATATTGCCACCAAAAAATCAACACTGGCGATTATCACTTCAGACAATCCGAGAACAGAAGATCCCGCGCAGATCATCAAAGAAATTGAAGCAGGCGTTGAACCTCAGAACTTCAGCAAATACACTTCAATTCCAGACAGAAAAGAAGCCATCAAAATGGCTATAAAATTTGCAGAACCGAAAGATATTGTTCTCGTAGCCGGAAAAGGACACGAAACCTATCAGGAAATCAATGGTGTAAAACATCATTTTGACGATAAAGAAACGATTAATGAACTTTGGAAATTAATGAGTAAATAGAATTTAAAACGATCATTAATTAAAACTTGACAACATGCTATACTATCTATACGAATACTTAACCAGCCATGGAATCCATATCCCCGGATTAGGAATGTTGAAATACATTTCCTTCCGTGCAGGGATCGCCGTGCTTTTTTCTCTGGTCATTGCTCTGGTTTACGGAAAAAGAGTAATCAACTACCTGAGAACGAAACAAATGGGTGAACTGGTACGCGATCTTGGATTAGACGGGCAAAAGCAGAAAGAAGGAACCCCTACCATGGGAGGACTAATCATCATTCTGGCAACCATCATTCCGGTCCTACTATTTACAAGGATCACTAACGTCTACATTGTTCTCCTGCTGGTTTCTATGTTATGGATGGGTGCAATCGGTTTTCTGGATGATTATTTAAAGAAAATCAAAAAAAATAAAGACGGTCTGAGCGGTAAATTTAAAGTAGTCGGACAGGTGGGACTGGGACTGATTGTCGGAATCACCATGTATTTCCATCCGGACATTACCGTTAAAAGAAAATATGCCGATGCAAAAGTAGTGAACCGGAACAATGTAGAACAAAACTTTATGCCTACAGAAAAAATTACAGTCTCTACCGTTCCTTTTGCTAAAAATAATGAATTCGATTACAGCGGAATTCTGTTCTGGATGAATGATAAAGATGCCCATGAGTGGGCATGGATTGTCTTTATTCCTATTGTTATCTTCATTGTAACCGCCGTATCCAACGGAGCCAACATTACAGACGGTATAGACGGTCTTGCCGCAGGAACCAGTGTAGTCATACTGCTCACCCTTGCATTGTTCGCCTACCTTTCCGGGAACATTATCTTCGCAGATTATCTCAACATCATGTTCCTTCCGAATATGGGAGAAACCACCATTTTTGCAGTAGCCATGGTAGGTGCCGTAATTGGCTTTTTCTGGTACAATACCTATCCTGCACAGGTTTTTATGGGAGATACCGGAAGTTTAATGCTGGGAGGCGTAATTGCCGTTCTGGCCATTATCCTGAGAAAAGAATTACTGATTCCTGTTTTATGCGGAATTTTCTTAATCGAAAACCTATCCGTGATGCTTCAGGTAATCGTTTTCAAATACAGAAAGAAAAAATATGGGCTGGAATATGCCCAAAACAATAGACTGTTCAGAATGTCACCATTACACCACCACTATCAGAAAGAAGGTTTCCACGAAAGTAAAATCGTGAACCGTATGATTATTATTGGAGTAATACTGGCTATTATATGTCTGATCACACTGAAAATGAGATAATTTTTGTAAAAAGTAGAAAGTATTGATGTAAAAGACACCCTTACATTGTACGTTTTACAATTTACATTTTACAAAAAAATTAATTATGAAAATAGTTGTTTTAGGAGGAGGAGAAAGCGGATGTGGTGCTGCTTATTTGGCTAAAAAACAAGGTCTGGAAGTTTTTCTTTCAGACAAGGGAGCTATTAAGGATCACTACAAACAGTTTCTGACTGAAAATGAAATTGAATTTGAAGAAGGAAATCACAACGAAGAAAGAATTTTAAACGCAGACTGGATTGTAAAAAGCCCGGGAATTCCCAAAAAGGCAGAAATCATCCATAAAATTCATGAGAAAGGAATCAGACTTTCCTCTGAAATAGAATTTGCGTCAGAATTCACCAATGCTAAAATTATCGCCATCACCGGAAGTAACGGAAAAACCACCACAACTTCCCTGATCTATTATATCCTGAAAAATGACGGATTGAATGTAGGCTTAGGCGGAAACATTGGCTACAGCTTTGCCAGACAGGTTGCTGATGAAAACCATGAATATTATGTCCTGGAAGTAAGCTCTTTCCAATTAGATGATATTCAGAACTTCAGACCTTATATTTCCCTTCTATTGAACCTGTCTCAGGATCACCTGGATCAGTACAACTACAACTATGAGGAATATGCATTGGCTAAATTCCGAATCGCTGAAAATCAGGAAAATGACAATTTCTTCATCTACAATAAAGATGATGAAATGAGCAAAAATATTCTTGAAAAACTGGAGATCAGAGCCAAAATGATCCCTTTTTCAACCAAGGAAAAACTGGCAGAAGGAGGTTTTATCAATGAAGATAAAATTGAAGTTAAGATGAAAGATGAGTTCACCATGAAAATTGATGAACTTTCACTTCTCGGAAACCACAATGTTGCCAACAGTTTAGCCGCATCTATTGCAGGTAAAATACTGGAAATCAACAATGACAGCATCAGAAATTCCCTGATGACTTTCCAAGCAGTAGAACACAGGCTGGAATTTGTAACTGAAATTGAAGGAGTAAAATACATCAACGACAGTAAGGCAACCAACGTAAACGCCACCTATTACGCTTTAGAAAGTATGAAAACGCCTACCGTATGGATTGTAGGAGGACTGGATAAAGGAAACGACTACTCAGAAATTGAGGATCTGGTGAAAAGAAAGGTAAAAGCCATTGTCTGCCTTGGAATAGACAACCAGAAGATCATAGACTTCTTTAAAAACAAAAAAGAATTCATCTACGATACTTCAAGCATGGAAGAAGCCGTAAGAATATCAAAATCTCTGGCAAAGAACGGAGATACCGTTTTACTTTCCCCATGTTGCGCAAGTTTTGATCTTTTCAAAAGCTATGAAGACAGAGGAAAACAATTTAAAGAACAGGTATTAAAAGCCAATGGCCATTAGCCAGAAGCCAATAGCATTAAATATGGACGAACAGAACACAGAAAGCAGATTTGAATTTCTAAAGGGCGATAAAGTACTTTGGATGGTCATTCTTGTGATTTCCATTTTCTCTATCTTCCCTGTATATTCTGCAAGTTCAAATCTCGAATACATTGTCAATAACGGGACCACCACCGGTCACGTTATCAAGCATATGTTCTTTGTAGTCTTAGGTCTTGGAATCATGAGACTGGTAGGAACCGTAAAATATGAATACATCGGAAAACTCAGCAGCATCCTGCTGGGCCTGATGATTGTTCTATTGATCGTTACCATGTTTACGGGCCAAACCATCGACGGAGCCAGTGCTTCCAGATGGCTTAAAATTCCCGGAACTCCAATTTCATTCCAACCGTCATCATTCGCCTTTTTAATGCTGATTATTTACCTGTGCAGATATTTAACAAAGAAAATAACCAGAGAAAGACTCCCGATAGAAAATATCATGTACATTTTCGGGCCAATTCTTCTTGTATTTGTACTGGTAGCCAAGGATAACGGTTCAACCGCTTTGATGATTCTAATGGTTTCCGTAGTGGTTCTCATCATAGGACAGCTTCACTGGAAATACATTGCCGGATTTATCTCCGCATCATTTGTAGCCATTGTCTTCTTCCTGCTGATTGCACTGAATACCAACATGATCGGAGGAAACCGTGTACATACCTGGATGAGCCGTATCGAAACATTTACCTCCAGCAAGGCCAAAACAGCTGACGTAGATGACGAAAGCGTAAAAGCAAAAAACTATCAGGTAATGCAGGCTAAAGCAGCCATCGTTCATGGTGGAATTACCGGAATGGGGCCAGGAAAAAGCGCACTGAAACAAATGCTTCCCCAGTCTGCCTCCGACTTTATCTTCGCCGTTATCGTAGAAGAATACGGATTGATAGGTGCCGCCTTTCTGATAAGCCTCTATTTGATTATGATGATCCGGATTGTCATGATAGCCAGTAAAATGCCCGCCTTTTTTGGGTCGCTGCTGGTGCTCAGTCTCGGGGTAATGATCTTCATACAGCTCTCAGTAAATATAGCCGTTGCCGTCAACCTGATTCCAGTAACCGGACAGCCGCTGCCACTTATCAGCTACGGAGGAACCTCAATGCTGGTAACCTACCTTCAGCTGGGAATTATTTTAAATATAAGCTCAAGAATACAGATCTACGATGAAGAAGGAATGGGCAAAAAACAAAGCATAGCAGAAATTAACGATATCGCATAAAACAAAAGTCCCAAAGGGACGATTTAACAAAGAATAGGATAAAATCCTATTATATTGAAATTTGAATATTGAATTAAAATAAAACCGGGCACGGCCCCATTAAAATGAACAAAAAATTAAAAGTAGTATTATCCGGCGGCGGAACAGGAGGACACATCTTCCCGGCAATCGCCATTGCAGACGAAATCAGAAAAAGATTTCCTGATACAGAATTTTTGTTCATCGGAGCCAACGGAAAAATGGAAATGGAAAAAGTTCCTCAGGCCGGCTATAAAATTGAAGGAATTGATATCGCCGGAATAGACAGAGGGAACCTTTTATCCAATCTGGGCCTGCCTTTCAAAATTCTGAAAAGCCTGTCCAGATCCAAAAAAATCATTAAAAGTTTTGCTCCGGATTTTGCTGTCGGAACAGGTGGTTTTGCCAGCGGTCCGGCCTTATATGAAGCAAGCAAAATGGGAATCCCAATCTTTATTCAGGAACAGAATGCCCACGCAGGAGTAACCAATAAGATTCTGAGCAAGAAAGCAAAGGCCGTATTTACAGCCTATCCGAAAGTAGAAGGCTTCCCAGCAGAAAAAATAAAATTCCTGGGTAACCCGATTCGTGAGAATATCGTTACCGGAATGACGGAAACCGCTCTTGCCAAAGAAAAAATGGGAATAAGCAAAGATAAGCTGACCATCCTTTCCGTAGGCGGATCTTTGGGCTCCAGAACATTAAATAATGCCTGGAAATCGCATTTAAATGACATCATAAACAAAGACTATCAGCTGATCTGGCAAACAGGAAAACTCGATTATCAAAATATTATTGAAGAGACAAAAGATGTTGATACCCGAAATATCCAGATACGTGAATTCATTAAAGACATGGAACTGGCCTATTCCGCAGCAGATATTATTGTTTCGAGAGCCGGAGCCATTGCCATCTCAGAACTGGCCGTAGCAAAAAAACCGGTTCTGTTGGTCCCTTTCCCGTTTGCGGCAGAAGACCACCAGACCAAAAATGCCATGAATCTGGTTGAAAAAAATGCAGCCAGAATGGTAAAAGACTCTGAAATGCAGGAGAAATTCTGGAACACCTTATCAGAGATTTGCGAAAGCGAAAATTTAAGAAAAGAAATGTCTGACAATCTGGAATATTTTGCCAAGCCTGATGCCGCAAAACAGATTGTAGACGAAATAATGAAAAAGTTGTAGAAAATAGTAATAACAATACATTCTACATCATAGAGTAATACAAAAAGAAATGAATATTTTAGAAACATATCAGAAATTTTACTTCGTCGGAATCGGCGGGATCGGGATGAGTGCTCTGGCGCGTTACTTCAACGCATCAGGCAAAAAAGTATTGGGATATGATAAAACCGATACCAAACTGACTCAACAGCTGATGAAAGAAGGAATTGATATTGCTTTTGAGGATATTCTTGACGAAAGAATTACTTCCCTTCACAAAGAAGACACTCTGGTGATCTATACTCCGGCTATTAAAACACTGGGAATCCTTGATTATTTCAATCAAAACCAGTTTGAAGTTTTAAAACGTGCCAAAGTATTAGGACTGATCACAGAAAATACAGAATGTATTGCGGTAGCCGGAACCCATGGAAAAACCACCACCTCTACTCTGGTTTCCCATTTGTGTAAAGAAGCAGATCTTCCTTTCTCATGCTTTTTAGGAGGAATTTCTGAGAACTTTAAGTCTAACTTTCTGTACAATGGAACACAATATTCAGTAGTAGAAGCGGATGAATATGACAGAAGCTTCCTGAATCTTTCTCCGGACTGGGCGGTTATTACCTCTACCGATGCAGACCATCTTGATATTTATGGCGACAAAAGCCATATTGAGGAAGGATTCAGACAGTTTGCAGCACTGGTTCCGGAAGACAGACAGCTGTTTGTGAGAAAAGGACTAGAAATAGGCAGAGCGCATCAGACCTATGCCGTTAATGAAAAAGCAGATTACTATTCAGATAATCTGCGTATGGATCACGATAAAATCTATTTTGATTTCCATACCCCGACTGAAACCATAAAAGATTTCGTTTGGGAAATCCCGGGTATCCACAACGTGGAAAACGCCACGGCGGCATTGGCTATCCTGCACAATTTAGGCGTAGATTTTGAGACCCTGAAAAAGGCAATTGCCAATTTTAAAGGCATTAAGAGAAGATATACCAAACATATTTATCCAAACGGTAAAATCTACATCGATGATTACGCCCATCATCCAACAGAGATCAATGCCGTAATGAGTTCAGTAAGAACTTTTTATCCGGATAAAAAATTATTGGTGGTATTTCAACCGCATCTGTTCAGCAGAACAAGAGACTTTGCTGACGGATTTGCGGAAAGCCTCAGCAATTCTGATGAGCTGATCCTTCTGGACATCTATCCTGCAAGAGAACTTCAGGAAAATTTTGAAGGAATTACCTCAGACTGGCTTTTGGAAAAAGTAACCTTAGATAAAAAAGAAGTATCAGCATTATCCGATGCTTTTGAAAAGATAAAAGAAAAAGATTTTGACATTCTTCTAACCGTTGGCGCAGGAAATATAGACACCCTGTACGACCCTGTTTGTGAATGGATTTCAAAAATATAAGTTTAATCCAAACTGAATAAAAAAACTTGCGGCAATAGCGCTTATAGAAAAAAATGAAAAAAAAATACAGAATATTAAAAATTGCGGTCACTGTGATCATCTTAGGATTACTGCTGAGTTTCTCATTAAAGAGATTCAGTGGTCAGAAGATTACGGACCAAAAGATTTCTGTAAAAATGAATGAAAAAACACCGGTTTACTTTATCGATGAAAAAGATATAAGAGCCATTGTCAAAAAAGAAAACCCTTCAGGAAAAGTTGGAGATCTCAATATTCCCGCACTGGAAAAGAAGATTAACTCCCTTCCTGCCGTAGACAGTGCTAATGTATATTTAAATCTAAATGGTAAACTGAACTTGGATATTAAACAAAGAGTTCCTGTTTTCAGACTTAACAAGGACGGAAGAGATTTTTATGTAGACCAGAAAGGAACAGAGTTTCCTATTTCAAAGACCTATTCTCATCCTTGCATGCTCGTAACGGGAAATGTAAAACCCGAGGAATATCAGAAGCTGGCTGAATTGGTAGAAAAAATAGACAAAGATAATTTCAGCAAAAAATTCTTTATCGGAATCTCCAAATACAAGGACGATTATAATCTCCTGACCAGTGAAGGAAATTATAAAGTAGAAATAGGTGATCTTGATAATATTGAATTTAAAGTAAAAGGTTTTAAAGCGTTTGTAGAAAAATACCTGGTCTATCAGGATCCTCAGAAATACAATATGGTCTCCGTGAAATACCAAAACCAGATTGTAACCACTTTAAATCCTTATTTTAAAGAAAATGACAGTATTCTGAAGGCAGGAAATAAGGAGCTTGCAAAAGCCCCAATCCCTACATCAGCGAAGAAACCTGATTTAGCACCCAAACCCGCTGAAAAAAAGAAACCGGCTTCATCCTCAGCAAAGCCAAAAGAAAATATAAAGCCAAAAACAACGGCCAAACCAAAGGAAACGAAGAAAGCAGAGAAAAAGCCAGCAGCGGCAAAGCCCAAAGCAAAGGTCAAAATAGAATAAAATCTAGTCTCAGAAAGACATTTTAGCACAAAATTGGATAAGATCCAATCGGGAAAAAAGTAGAAAAAAAATCAAATCGATATAAACAAATGGAAAATCAAGAGTATTCAGTAGGTCTGGACATCGGGACAACAAAGATTGTCGCGATTGTCGGAAGGAGGAATGCACACGGGAAAATAGAAGTTCTCGGTGTAGGGAAGGCCAAAAGTCTTGGAGTTCATAAAGGTATTGTGAACAATATCTCACAGACCATTAATTCAATCAAGGCTGCCGTTTCTGAGGCACAGTCCAGCGCAGGTGTTCCCATCCGTAAAGTCACAGTCGGTATCGCAGGAAAACACATCCGTTCACTGCAGCATTCCGATTATATTATGCGTGAACATCCGGATAAATTTATTACAGATGATGACATTGAAGCACTGAAAGATCAGGTAAAAAAACTGGTTATGCTTCCCGGTGAAGAAATCATCCACGTACTTCCTCAAGAGTATAAAGTAGATTCCGAAGGCGAAATTCAGGAACCTGTAGGAATGCACGGAAAGCGTTTAGAAGCTAACTTCCACGTTGTAGTGGGACAGATGGGCAGCATCCGAAATATCGCAAGATGTGTAAGAGAAGCAGGCCTGGAAATGGAAGCCCTTACCCTGGAACCTCTAGCCTCTTCAGAAGCAGTACTTACCAAAGAAGAAAAAGAAGCCGGTGTTGCTATCGTAGATATTGGTGGTGGTACTACAGATATAGCTATTTTTAAAGATAATATCATCCGCCACACATGCGTAATTCCTTACGGAGGAGGCATTATTACGGAAGATATCAAAGAAGGCTGTTCCATTATCGAAAAACATGCAGAACAGCTGAAAGTAAAATTCGGTTCAGCAGTTCCCGAATTGGAAA
This region of Chryseobacterium vaccae genomic DNA includes:
- a CDS encoding cell division protein FtsQ/DivIB → MKKKYRILKIAVTVIILGLLLSFSLKRFSGQKITDQKISVKMNEKTPVYFIDEKDIRAIVKKENPSGKVGDLNIPALEKKINSLPAVDSANVYLNLNGKLNLDIKQRVPVFRLNKDGRDFYVDQKGTEFPISKTYSHPCMLVTGNVKPEEYQKLAELVEKIDKDNFSKKFFIGISKYKDDYNLLTSEGNYKVEIGDLDNIEFKVKGFKAFVEKYLVYQDPQKYNMVSVKYQNQIVTTLNPYFKENDSILKAGNKELAKAPIPTSAKKPDLAPKPAEKKKPASSSAKPKENIKPKTTAKPKETKKAEKKPAAAKPKAKVKIE
- the ftsA gene encoding cell division protein FtsA; translation: MENQEYSVGLDIGTTKIVAIVGRRNAHGKIEVLGVGKAKSLGVHKGIVNNISQTINSIKAAVSEAQSSAGVPIRKVTVGIAGKHIRSLQHSDYIMREHPDKFITDDDIEALKDQVKKLVMLPGEEIIHVLPQEYKVDSEGEIQEPVGMHGKRLEANFHVVVGQMGSIRNIARCVREAGLEMEALTLEPLASSEAVLTKEEKEAGVAIVDIGGGTTDIAIFKDNIIRHTCVIPYGGGIITEDIKEGCSIIEKHAEQLKVKFGSAVPELEKDSTFVTIPGLHGRPDKEISLKTLAQIINARVEEILEMVNTELKAYGAFEQKKKLIAGIVLTGGGSNLKHLRQLANYTTGFDSRIGFANEYIANDKNQYLKGPEFATSIGLLMESLKIRDKKQNADITEPVLEEQKTEVTDSIQAETVQQQVQQAVPVEENPVLTEQQENKRAKLTFGQSLMEKVKKFFEEVE
- the murC gene encoding UDP-N-acetylmuramate--L-alanine ligase; amino-acid sequence: MNILETYQKFYFVGIGGIGMSALARYFNASGKKVLGYDKTDTKLTQQLMKEGIDIAFEDILDERITSLHKEDTLVIYTPAIKTLGILDYFNQNQFEVLKRAKVLGLITENTECIAVAGTHGKTTTSTLVSHLCKEADLPFSCFLGGISENFKSNFLYNGTQYSVVEADEYDRSFLNLSPDWAVITSTDADHLDIYGDKSHIEEGFRQFAALVPEDRQLFVRKGLEIGRAHQTYAVNEKADYYSDNLRMDHDKIYFDFHTPTETIKDFVWEIPGIHNVENATAALAILHNLGVDFETLKKAIANFKGIKRRYTKHIYPNGKIYIDDYAHHPTEINAVMSSVRTFYPDKKLLVVFQPHLFSRTRDFADGFAESLSNSDELILLDIYPARELQENFEGITSDWLLEKVTLDKKEVSALSDAFEKIKEKDFDILLTVGAGNIDTLYDPVCEWISKI